From Microbacterium invictum, the proteins below share one genomic window:
- a CDS encoding ATP-dependent helicase, translating into MTERALVGLDDRQREAASALRGPVCVLAGAGTGKTRVITHRIAHGVDTGAYSPARVMAVTFTTKAAGEMRGRLRALGVEKVAARTFHSAALAQLNFFWPQVAGDSAPAIVDSKVRVLGQAADAIGLRLDATTLRDVAGRIESRKVSMRTIEADATARPHSIPGLDLSALTDLQRAYEKLKDQRRQLDFEDVLLACAGMLESEPRVLTAVHEQYRHFTVDEFQDVSPVQHRLLELWIGERQDLCVVGDASQTIYSFAGADPRYLLDFHTRYPQAQVVRLERNYRSDGAILGAANALMRGRPGALELVSSGPAGPVPQVTGYPDDAREAEGVARRIAEAIAAGVDPRRIAVLYRANAQSAALLSALASRGVPATVLGGKRFFDLPEVRQALLALRGAAVAPLETTFVAAVRDVLRSLGFSDDPPPAGGALRDAWEARAALMRLAEEAPAGATLRTFTDQLMARAKDQHEPSLRTVTLATLHAAKGLEWDHVHLVGMAEGLLPISYATTFEQIDEERRLAYVGITRAARSLSLSWAQASGYRERQRSRFLQEIGTGIADAGGARATTGGRSRH; encoded by the coding sequence ATGACCGAGCGCGCGCTCGTCGGTCTCGACGATCGCCAGCGCGAGGCGGCCTCCGCCCTGCGTGGTCCCGTGTGCGTGCTGGCCGGTGCCGGCACCGGCAAGACCCGGGTGATCACCCACCGCATCGCCCACGGCGTCGACACGGGGGCGTACTCGCCGGCGCGTGTGATGGCCGTGACCTTCACCACGAAGGCGGCCGGTGAGATGCGCGGACGCCTGCGGGCACTCGGCGTCGAGAAGGTGGCCGCCCGCACGTTCCACTCCGCCGCCCTCGCGCAGCTGAACTTCTTCTGGCCGCAGGTGGCGGGCGATTCGGCGCCCGCGATCGTGGACAGCAAGGTGCGTGTGCTCGGGCAGGCGGCCGACGCGATCGGGCTGCGACTGGACGCCACCACCCTGCGGGACGTCGCCGGCCGCATCGAGTCGCGCAAGGTGTCGATGCGCACGATCGAAGCCGATGCCACCGCTCGCCCGCACAGCATTCCCGGGCTCGACCTGTCCGCCCTGACGGATCTGCAGCGTGCCTACGAGAAGCTCAAGGATCAGCGCCGGCAGCTCGACTTCGAGGACGTGCTGCTCGCGTGCGCGGGCATGCTGGAGTCCGAGCCGCGCGTGCTGACCGCGGTGCACGAGCAGTACCGGCACTTCACCGTCGACGAGTTCCAGGACGTCTCGCCCGTCCAGCACCGGCTGCTCGAACTGTGGATCGGGGAGCGTCAGGATCTGTGCGTGGTCGGCGACGCCAGCCAGACCATCTACTCCTTCGCCGGTGCCGACCCGCGCTACCTGCTCGACTTCCACACGCGATACCCCCAGGCGCAGGTCGTGCGCCTCGAGCGCAACTACCGGTCCGACGGCGCGATCCTCGGCGCCGCCAACGCACTCATGCGCGGCCGCCCCGGTGCACTGGAGCTCGTCTCCTCCGGGCCTGCCGGTCCGGTTCCGCAGGTGACCGGCTATCCCGATGACGCGCGTGAGGCGGAGGGCGTGGCGCGACGGATAGCGGAGGCCATCGCGGCCGGTGTGGATCCGCGCCGCATCGCCGTGCTGTACCGGGCCAACGCGCAGTCGGCCGCTCTGCTGTCGGCGCTGGCGTCGCGGGGGGTACCGGCGACGGTGCTCGGCGGAAAGCGGTTCTTCGACCTGCCCGAGGTGCGTCAGGCGCTGCTCGCCTTGCGCGGCGCCGCGGTGGCGCCGCTGGAGACGACCTTCGTCGCCGCTGTGCGCGACGTGCTGCGCTCGCTGGGATTCAGCGACGACCCTCCGCCCGCCGGGGGCGCGCTGCGCGATGCCTGGGAGGCGCGGGCGGCGCTGATGCGGCTCGCCGAAGAGGCTCCGGCCGGCGCCACGCTGCGCACCTTCACCGATCAGCTGATGGCGCGTGCGAAGGATCAGCACGAGCCTTCGCTGCGAACAGTGACCCTCGCCACGCTGCACGCGGCGAAGGGCCTGGAGTGGGACCACGTCCATCTCGTCGGCATGGCCGAGGGGCTGCTGCCGATCTCCTACGCCACGACGTTCGAGCAGATCGACGAAGAGCGGCGGCTGGCGTACGTCGGCATCACCCGTGCGGCGCGATCGCTGTCGCTGTCGTGGGCGCAGGCGAGCGGGTACCGGGAGCGTCAGCGGTCACGGTTCCTTCAAGAGATCGGCACAGGCATCGCGGATGCGGGCGGTGCACGTGCCACGACCGGCGGCCGGTCTCGCCACTGA
- a CDS encoding phosphotransferase, with protein MARSPLTLAASVTSALPGAGVVRVSPLTEGTSGRYDSAVATLDDDRRVVVRVPVDAEADAELRNEIRALRALSAGVRGVLPFAAPDVLGETTVEGMHALVQTMLPGYRVDAAHIPAGRGVATTIGAALARVHDLPVSVVRDAGLALMTAGQVRDEAERLLDRAEATGRLPFGLLRRWSAAVASESLWRFETTVVLGGVEPGSFVLEDDDDGVPTVTGLLAWGGLSVGDPAVDLRWLATAPNARDDVLDAYTTLSHRAPDGLLAERARLHAELEFARWLVHGHATGADSIVADAVSLLEALDENVRDEPPIDSPPVTADEAFAARERVPSASTEVDTSMQTDAYHPDMGALFSDDDETADIETVPIELSEWSPRQSTQAPGAHPAGAQRTATDATGTNATAPATGIVSAVDASEDDSPARDELDEAARNALRRWTGTA; from the coding sequence ATGGCACGCTCACCTCTCACTCTAGCCGCGTCGGTGACGTCCGCCCTTCCGGGCGCAGGCGTCGTGAGGGTCAGTCCTCTCACCGAAGGAACCTCCGGACGTTACGACAGCGCGGTGGCGACTCTGGACGATGACCGTCGCGTCGTCGTGCGGGTTCCCGTCGACGCCGAGGCCGACGCCGAGCTCCGCAACGAGATCCGCGCCCTGCGCGCACTGTCGGCAGGCGTGCGCGGCGTGCTGCCGTTCGCCGCGCCAGATGTGCTGGGCGAGACGACCGTCGAGGGCATGCATGCGCTGGTCCAGACGATGCTGCCCGGCTACCGCGTCGACGCGGCGCACATCCCCGCCGGACGCGGGGTGGCCACCACGATCGGCGCGGCCCTTGCCCGCGTCCACGACCTTCCGGTGTCGGTCGTCCGCGACGCGGGCCTGGCGCTGATGACCGCCGGCCAGGTGCGCGACGAGGCCGAACGGCTGCTCGACCGCGCAGAGGCGACCGGCAGACTCCCCTTCGGGCTGCTCCGGCGCTGGAGTGCCGCGGTGGCCTCGGAGTCCCTGTGGCGATTCGAGACGACGGTGGTGCTGGGCGGCGTCGAGCCGGGTTCGTTCGTCCTCGAGGACGACGATGACGGTGTGCCGACGGTGACCGGTCTGCTGGCGTGGGGCGGGCTCAGCGTCGGCGACCCGGCGGTGGATCTGCGCTGGCTCGCGACAGCGCCGAACGCGCGCGATGACGTGCTGGACGCGTACACGACGCTGTCGCACCGGGCCCCCGACGGCCTGCTCGCCGAACGCGCGCGGCTACACGCCGAACTCGAGTTCGCACGCTGGCTCGTGCACGGGCATGCCACGGGAGCGGACTCGATCGTCGCGGATGCCGTCTCACTGCTGGAGGCCCTCGATGAGAACGTGCGCGACGAGCCTCCCATCGATTCGCCGCCGGTGACGGCCGACGAGGCGTTCGCCGCCCGCGAGCGGGTGCCGTCGGCCTCCACCGAGGTCGACACGTCGATGCAGACCGACGCGTACCACCCCGACATGGGCGCACTGTTCAGCGACGACGACGAGACCGCAGACATCGAGACGGTGCCCATCGAGCTGTCCGAGTGGTCGCCGCGGCAGTCCACGCAGGCGCCCGGCGCGCATCCGGCCGGCGCTCAGCGCACCGCCACGGACGCCACCGGCACGAACGCCACCGCACCCGCGACGGGCATCGTCTCGGCAGTCGACGCCTCCGAGGACGACTCGCCCGCGCGTGACGAGCTCGATGAGGCGGCGCGCAACGCCCTACGGCGCTGGACCGGCACCGCCTGA
- a CDS encoding ATP-dependent helicase: MHHPPRALDVDGAPAGGDAAHRAVVELPADASGVVAGAPGSGKTTCLLARVAHLVAAGLSPDELLVLTPTRQTATELRDRLALAVGVATTGPLARSVAAFAYQLVRAAAVHAGEEPPQLLTGPDEDQLIADLLAGDAEDELTGSSRWPEWLPAAVRGTGGFRTEVRTFLAECTTLGIEPDRLAQLAREQDREAWTALASFAREYHRVRADMRGAHRDAAGLVREAVGLARTLPPGHPAWDVVGRYRVLLVDDAQELTLGGVELIEACRARGIAVLAFGDPDISAGAFRAATPENFARLAAAVPVHVLPTVHRGTAAQQELSAQITSRIGAAGIVAHRRRPQGGDPDASVRAFTARSTSEEHDLIARLLRERHVHEGVPWSDCVVIAHDTRQIVALEAELAAREVPTRALGQATPLADARAVRDLLRLVLLAARDPDSWTADELGDVLRGGGLDPVELRRLRTALRHVALAQADEGEIVPTGRELLASALAHPTEFVLVDTREARRAARVGTAIATLREQLAAQATAHELMWTAWESIGGERAWQAAVSGHGPLAEQAGRELDAVVALFQAAKRHGERDDGTSALTFLRGVLDSDVAEDRLTGPPPEGVVQVMTPAGALGTQFDTVVVAGVQDGVWPNLRTRGSLLDTWRLALPDGVDAVDRRRGVLHDELRLFARAVSRARRQLVVTAVDDDDTGPSVLFELLPPAEPVGSWAAHPLSLRGLVAQHRRALTDRRASAPARAAAPGQLALLAAAGVPGAEPGEWFGVAGPSSTGPLRDLQHEDVRVSPSRLQALDECQLNWVIADLGGDTGGAVAGLGTILHAALEHADGADEDALWAMVTARWSELDFESAWRDRAEQARARGLVRRLALYLRRFDAAGGRLVGAEPHFEVPIPIAGGAPHGAVLSGYIDRVELAPDGSVVIVDLKTGKNEPQSDAKVADNPQLAAYQLAFEAGAIPEVAGHPSGGAKLLVLRPTAVTKDYVEPRQRPFDDETRAAFLARVREAVGVMGGTVFTAPYEEHCRDDHTYGLCRIHTIGPVSAS, from the coding sequence ATGCATCATCCGCCGCGCGCCCTGGACGTCGACGGCGCCCCGGCGGGCGGGGATGCCGCGCACCGCGCGGTGGTCGAGCTGCCCGCCGATGCGAGCGGCGTCGTCGCGGGGGCTCCCGGCAGCGGCAAGACCACGTGCCTGCTGGCACGGGTCGCGCACCTGGTCGCGGCGGGGCTCTCCCCCGATGAGCTGCTGGTGCTGACGCCGACGCGGCAGACGGCCACCGAGCTGCGCGACCGGCTCGCCCTCGCCGTGGGCGTCGCCACGACGGGCCCGCTGGCGCGGTCGGTGGCAGCCTTCGCCTACCAGCTGGTGCGCGCGGCGGCCGTGCACGCCGGCGAGGAGCCGCCGCAGCTGCTCACCGGGCCCGATGAGGACCAGCTCATCGCGGATCTGCTCGCCGGCGACGCCGAGGACGAGCTGACCGGGTCCTCGCGCTGGCCCGAGTGGCTTCCCGCGGCCGTGCGCGGCACCGGGGGCTTCCGCACCGAAGTGCGCACCTTCCTCGCCGAATGCACGACTCTCGGCATCGAACCCGACCGGCTCGCGCAGCTCGCGCGCGAACAGGACCGCGAGGCCTGGACGGCGCTGGCCTCGTTCGCGCGGGAGTACCACCGCGTCCGCGCCGACATGCGCGGCGCGCACCGCGACGCGGCCGGTCTCGTGCGCGAGGCCGTGGGCCTGGCGCGCACCCTGCCCCCCGGGCACCCGGCGTGGGACGTTGTCGGGCGGTACCGCGTCCTGCTCGTCGACGACGCACAGGAGCTGACCCTCGGTGGCGTCGAACTGATCGAGGCGTGCCGTGCGCGCGGCATCGCCGTGCTCGCCTTCGGCGACCCCGACATCAGCGCGGGTGCGTTCCGCGCGGCGACACCCGAGAACTTCGCCCGGCTGGCGGCCGCCGTGCCGGTCCACGTGCTGCCCACGGTCCACCGCGGCACGGCGGCGCAGCAGGAGCTGAGCGCGCAGATCACCTCGCGGATCGGCGCGGCGGGAATCGTCGCGCATCGCCGTCGGCCGCAGGGGGGCGATCCGGATGCCAGCGTGCGCGCATTCACTGCCCGATCCACGTCGGAGGAGCACGACCTCATCGCCCGCCTGCTGCGCGAGCGGCACGTGCACGAGGGGGTGCCGTGGTCGGACTGCGTGGTGATCGCACACGACACGCGCCAGATCGTGGCGCTGGAAGCCGAACTCGCGGCCCGCGAGGTGCCGACGCGGGCTCTCGGTCAGGCGACGCCGCTCGCCGATGCACGGGCGGTCCGCGACCTGTTGCGGCTGGTCCTCCTCGCGGCACGCGACCCCGACAGCTGGACGGCCGACGAACTGGGCGACGTGCTGCGCGGCGGGGGACTCGATCCTGTCGAGCTGCGGCGCCTGCGCACCGCCCTCCGGCACGTCGCGCTGGCGCAGGCGGACGAAGGCGAGATCGTGCCCACCGGGCGCGAGCTGCTGGCATCCGCCCTGGCGCACCCGACCGAGTTCGTGCTCGTCGACACCCGCGAGGCGCGACGCGCCGCCCGGGTCGGTACGGCGATCGCCACCCTGCGCGAGCAGCTGGCCGCGCAGGCGACGGCGCACGAGCTGATGTGGACGGCGTGGGAGAGCATCGGCGGCGAGCGTGCCTGGCAGGCCGCGGTCTCCGGGCACGGGCCGCTCGCGGAGCAGGCCGGGCGCGAGCTGGACGCCGTCGTCGCCCTGTTCCAGGCGGCGAAGCGACACGGTGAACGCGATGACGGCACGTCCGCGCTGACGTTCCTGCGCGGTGTGCTCGACTCGGACGTGGCGGAGGACAGGCTCACCGGTCCGCCGCCCGAGGGCGTCGTGCAGGTCATGACCCCCGCCGGTGCGCTCGGCACCCAGTTCGACACCGTCGTGGTCGCGGGCGTGCAGGACGGCGTCTGGCCGAACCTCCGCACCCGCGGCAGTCTGCTCGACACGTGGCGGCTCGCGCTCCCCGATGGCGTGGATGCCGTTGACCGGCGTCGCGGCGTGCTCCACGACGAGCTGCGCCTGTTCGCCCGGGCGGTCTCGCGCGCGCGCCGGCAGCTCGTGGTGACCGCGGTCGACGACGACGACACGGGCCCCAGCGTGCTGTTCGAGCTGCTCCCGCCCGCCGAGCCGGTGGGCTCGTGGGCGGCGCACCCGCTGTCGCTGCGAGGCCTGGTCGCCCAGCACCGCCGCGCGCTGACCGACCGCCGAGCGTCGGCACCGGCGCGTGCGGCCGCGCCCGGACAGCTGGCCCTGCTGGCGGCGGCAGGCGTGCCCGGCGCGGAGCCCGGTGAGTGGTTCGGAGTGGCGGGGCCGTCGTCGACGGGGCCGCTGCGGGATCTGCAGCACGAGGATGTGCGGGTCTCGCCGTCGCGGCTCCAGGCGCTCGACGAGTGCCAGTTGAACTGGGTCATCGCCGATCTCGGGGGCGACACCGGTGGTGCAGTCGCGGGACTCGGCACGATCCTGCACGCCGCACTGGAGCACGCCGACGGCGCCGACGAAGACGCACTGTGGGCGATGGTGACCGCGCGCTGGTCCGAGCTCGACTTCGAGTCCGCCTGGCGCGACCGTGCCGAGCAGGCGCGGGCGCGTGGCCTGGTGCGCCGGCTGGCGCTGTACCTGCGGCGGTTCGACGCGGCCGGCGGGCGGCTCGTCGGCGCGGAGCCGCACTTCGAAGTCCCCATCCCGATCGCCGGCGGTGCGCCGCACGGCGCCGTGCTGTCCGGATACATCGACCGGGTTGAGCTCGCGCCCGACGGCTCCGTCGTCATCGTCGATCTGAAGACCGGCAAGAACGAGCCGCAGAGCGACGCGAAGGTGGCGGACAACCCGCAGCTCGCCGCCTACCAGCTGGCCTTCGAGGCGGGCGCCATCCCCGAGGTGGCCGGCCACCCTAGCGGGGGCGCGAAGCTGCTGGTGCTGCGCCCGACCGCCGTGACCAAGGACTATGTCGAACCGCGGCAGCGTCCGTTCGACGATGAGACCCGGGCCGCCTTCCTCGCGCGGGTGCGCGAGGCGGTGGGCGTGATGGGCGGCACGGTGTTCACCGCGCCGTACGAGGAGCACTGCCGTGACGACCACACCTATGGGCTGTGCCGCATCCACACGATCGGTCCGGTGAGCGCGTCATGA
- the nudC gene encoding NAD(+) diphosphatase codes for MMPTPVPELPALARDGIDRAAEERLDEELLLRLRDDATTAVLVVHGDRSPLLPDGGLRLVAPADVAGAVEWGFLGRRPDGTGVLVATAGSEAPAPVESEHWDSLRGVGGDLSPVESGLFVEALSLGRWLRDAPYCPGCGSLTQVRSAGWSRRCDQCRREHFPRTDPAVIVAITSADGERVLLGQNSLWAGRNMYSAFAGFVEAGESLESALVRELMEEAGVEVTELRYQSSQAWPYPRSLMLGFYATARHEEAARPDGEEIVDVRWFSRSEIAAGLRGEAEFQLPGRASIAHTLIRNWLEG; via the coding sequence ATGATGCCGACACCGGTTCCCGAGCTGCCCGCCCTCGCGCGCGACGGCATCGACCGAGCCGCCGAAGAACGCCTGGACGAGGAACTGCTCCTCCGGCTGCGCGACGACGCCACCACCGCCGTGCTGGTGGTGCACGGCGATCGCTCGCCGCTGCTTCCCGACGGCGGTCTGCGGCTGGTGGCTCCGGCCGACGTCGCCGGCGCGGTGGAGTGGGGGTTCCTCGGTCGCCGGCCCGACGGCACGGGAGTCCTCGTCGCCACCGCCGGATCGGAGGCTCCCGCGCCGGTCGAGTCGGAGCACTGGGACTCGCTGCGGGGTGTGGGCGGAGACCTGTCGCCGGTCGAGTCCGGCCTGTTCGTCGAGGCGCTCAGCCTGGGGCGCTGGCTGCGGGATGCACCGTACTGCCCCGGCTGCGGAAGCCTCACCCAGGTGCGCAGCGCCGGCTGGTCGCGCCGGTGCGATCAGTGCCGGCGGGAGCACTTCCCGCGCACTGACCCCGCCGTGATCGTGGCGATCACCAGCGCCGACGGCGAGCGCGTGCTCCTCGGCCAGAACTCGCTGTGGGCGGGGCGCAACATGTACTCCGCATTCGCCGGGTTCGTGGAGGCGGGCGAGTCGCTCGAGTCCGCCCTTGTGCGCGAATTGATGGAGGAAGCCGGCGTCGAGGTCACCGAACTGCGGTACCAGAGCTCGCAGGCGTGGCCGTACCCGCGCTCGCTGATGCTCGGCTTCTACGCCACCGCGCGGCACGAGGAGGCGGCCCGCCCCGACGGCGAGGAGATCGTCGACGTGCGCTGGTTCTCCCGGTCGGAGATCGCCGCCGGGCTGCGGGGCGAAGCGGAATTCCAGCTGCCGGGCCGCGCGTCCATCGCGCACACGCTGATCCGGAACTGGCTCGAGGGATGA
- a CDS encoding ATP-dependent DNA helicase: MTISPRAIAAALGQFPPTEAQARVIAAPLGPALVVAGAGSGKTETMASRVVWLVANGMVRRDQVLGLTFTRKAAGELAERIQRRLNRLAEFERRGLLAALPELHSAGRLDRFAQLERDGAGEAARRAALDDLGGRVDAAPDADALLERPHVATYNAFADAIVREHAVRVGRDAEAAVLSESAAWLLMRRVVLDSDDGRLEERGEALSSIIDGALRIARDSTDNLVDLDTLAAFPARFASVLERPSTSSRVTVYADVSKAAKTVAGLEVLVDLAREYAGQKQRQGVIDFSDQVAGALHVVQRHTAVRDELRDRYRVVLLDEYQDTSVVQTTLLGTAFRDTAVMAVGDPHQSIYGWRGASAGNLGGFAAAFSSDGRAERFALMTSWRNATRVLEAAGAVLAPLAADSPVAVDELLPRPDAPDGSVGIAFDGDVDAEADRVAAWFDDVRVHRAAEGKATTGAILFRSKKHMVRFADALGRRAIPHRILGLGGLLSTPEVVDVVATLRVISDPRAGSSLIRLLSGPRWAVGLPDLRILNELSRRIARHDAALQPLSPEVVARRRASTDDDDGSLVDALDFVLRHPLDHGWLTDFSAAGLERLRDAAGVFAGLRRAAGMPIPELVRLIELELRLDIELAANEARGPARTAGDQLRAFVDELHGFLATDESGSLMSLLAWLDHAERLDEFAPRTEPPEDDVVQLLTVHGSKGLEWDAVAVVRFVEDELPTRAKETKAWLGFGVLPYEFRGDRRWLPELRWDAAVSPTQQDVKQAFDDFAGDVRARQIDEERRLAYVAVTRARDLLLLTGSSWSGTKKPRGPSPFLREIATAIGHELPEIEPGENPYEGERRLLTWPLDPLGARREVVSRAADLVRSAQSEPPAPPSRDLELLLAERALRATGRTESLPTRIPASRFKDLSAPGGAAALARPMPERPYRQTRLGTLFHAWVEQRSGLAGGGSSLDDALWQSDDETGHLGAADAEALTGLTETFLASEWADLQPLEVESEIDFVDPDAFGDGKPRIIICKLDAVYRRADDRIEIVDWKTGRPPRTERDRAERMVQLDLYRRAYHAKHGVPLDQIDVALFYVADDLVLRG, translated from the coding sequence ATGACCATCTCCCCCCGCGCGATCGCGGCGGCCCTCGGGCAGTTCCCGCCGACCGAGGCGCAGGCGCGGGTCATCGCCGCGCCGCTTGGCCCCGCCCTCGTGGTGGCCGGTGCCGGCAGCGGCAAGACCGAGACCATGGCGTCGCGCGTGGTGTGGCTCGTCGCCAACGGCATGGTCCGCCGCGACCAGGTGCTGGGCCTCACCTTCACCCGCAAAGCCGCCGGCGAGCTCGCCGAGCGCATCCAGCGCCGGCTGAACCGGCTGGCCGAGTTCGAGCGCCGCGGCCTGCTGGCGGCGCTGCCCGAACTCCACTCCGCCGGTCGGCTCGACAGATTCGCACAGCTCGAGCGCGACGGTGCGGGCGAGGCTGCCCGCCGGGCGGCACTGGACGATCTCGGTGGGCGAGTGGATGCCGCGCCGGACGCCGACGCGCTCCTGGAGCGCCCCCACGTGGCGACCTACAACGCCTTCGCCGACGCGATCGTGCGCGAACATGCCGTGCGCGTGGGGCGCGATGCCGAGGCGGCCGTCCTCAGCGAGTCCGCGGCGTGGCTGCTCATGCGCCGCGTCGTCCTCGACTCCGATGACGGGCGCCTCGAGGAGCGTGGCGAGGCGCTGTCGTCGATCATCGACGGCGCCCTGCGCATCGCCCGCGACAGCACCGACAATCTCGTCGACCTCGACACGCTGGCCGCGTTCCCCGCGCGCTTCGCGAGTGTGCTCGAGCGGCCCTCCACATCCTCACGGGTGACCGTCTACGCCGATGTGAGCAAGGCTGCCAAGACCGTCGCGGGTCTCGAGGTGCTGGTCGATCTGGCCCGCGAGTACGCCGGGCAGAAGCAGCGGCAGGGCGTCATCGACTTCTCCGACCAGGTCGCCGGCGCTCTCCACGTGGTCCAGCGTCACACCGCCGTCCGCGACGAGCTGCGCGACCGCTACCGGGTCGTATTGCTGGACGAGTACCAGGACACCTCCGTCGTGCAGACCACTCTGCTGGGCACCGCCTTCCGCGACACGGCCGTGATGGCCGTGGGCGACCCGCACCAGTCGATCTACGGATGGCGGGGCGCGAGCGCGGGCAACCTCGGCGGGTTCGCCGCGGCATTCAGCAGCGACGGTCGAGCTGAGAGGTTCGCGCTCATGACCAGCTGGCGCAACGCGACACGCGTGCTGGAGGCCGCCGGAGCCGTCCTGGCACCGCTGGCCGCGGACTCGCCGGTCGCCGTGGACGAACTCCTGCCGCGCCCGGACGCGCCCGACGGGTCCGTCGGCATCGCCTTCGACGGCGACGTCGATGCCGAAGCCGATCGGGTCGCCGCCTGGTTCGACGACGTGCGCGTGCACCGCGCCGCCGAGGGGAAGGCGACGACCGGCGCGATCCTGTTCCGCAGCAAGAAGCACATGGTCCGCTTCGCCGATGCGCTCGGACGCCGCGCGATACCCCATCGCATCCTGGGGCTCGGCGGCCTGCTCAGCACCCCCGAGGTCGTCGATGTGGTCGCGACGCTGCGCGTCATCAGCGACCCGCGTGCGGGCTCGTCGCTCATCCGGCTGCTGTCCGGTCCGCGCTGGGCGGTCGGCCTGCCCGACCTGCGCATCCTCAATGAGCTGTCGCGCCGGATCGCCCGGCACGATGCCGCCCTGCAGCCGCTGTCGCCCGAGGTCGTCGCGCGGCGGCGCGCGTCGACAGACGATGACGACGGATCGCTCGTCGATGCCCTCGACTTCGTGCTCCGGCATCCGCTCGACCACGGCTGGCTCACGGACTTCAGCGCAGCGGGACTCGAACGGCTGCGCGACGCGGCTGGCGTCTTCGCCGGGCTGCGGCGGGCGGCGGGGATGCCGATCCCCGAGCTGGTGCGCCTGATCGAACTGGAGCTGCGCCTCGACATCGAACTGGCGGCCAACGAAGCACGCGGACCCGCCCGGACCGCGGGCGACCAGCTGCGCGCGTTCGTCGACGAGCTGCACGGGTTCCTCGCCACCGACGAGAGCGGGTCGCTCATGAGTCTGCTGGCGTGGCTCGATCACGCCGAGCGGCTCGACGAGTTCGCCCCGCGCACCGAGCCTCCCGAGGACGACGTCGTCCAGCTGCTCACCGTGCACGGGTCGAAGGGCCTGGAGTGGGATGCGGTGGCAGTCGTGCGGTTCGTCGAGGACGAGCTGCCCACGCGCGCCAAGGAGACGAAGGCCTGGCTGGGCTTCGGTGTGCTGCCGTACGAGTTCCGCGGCGACCGCCGCTGGCTTCCCGAATTGCGGTGGGATGCCGCGGTGTCACCCACGCAGCAGGACGTGAAACAGGCGTTCGACGACTTCGCGGGTGACGTGCGGGCGCGCCAGATCGATGAGGAGCGACGGCTCGCCTATGTGGCAGTCACCCGCGCACGCGACCTGCTGCTGCTGACCGGGTCGAGCTGGTCGGGGACCAAGAAGCCGCGCGGGCCGAGCCCGTTCCTGCGCGAGATCGCCACGGCCATCGGGCACGAACTGCCCGAGATCGAGCCGGGGGAGAACCCGTACGAGGGGGAGCGCCGGCTGCTGACGTGGCCGCTCGACCCGCTCGGGGCGCGGCGCGAGGTGGTGTCGCGAGCCGCCGATCTGGTGCGCTCCGCGCAGAGCGAACCGCCCGCTCCGCCCTCGCGCGACCTCGAACTGCTGCTCGCCGAGCGCGCGCTGCGGGCGACCGGCCGAACCGAGAGCCTGCCCACCCGCATCCCGGCGTCACGGTTCAAGGACCTGTCGGCCCCCGGTGGTGCGGCGGCACTCGCGCGGCCGATGCCGGAACGGCCGTATCGGCAGACCAGGCTCGGAACGCTGTTCCACGCGTGGGTGGAACAGCGTTCCGGTCTCGCCGGCGGCGGATCGTCGCTGGACGACGCCCTGTGGCAGTCGGACGACGAGACCGGCCACCTCGGCGCGGCGGACGCCGAGGCGCTCACTGGGCTGACGGAGACGTTTCTCGCGTCGGAGTGGGCAGACCTCCAGCCGCTCGAGGTGGAGAGCGAGATCGACTTCGTCGACCCGGACGCGTTCGGTGACGGGAAGCCGCGGATCATCATCTGCAAGCTGGACGCGGTGTACCGGCGTGCGGACGACCGCATCGAGATCGTCGACTGGAAGACCGGGCGGCCGCCGCGCACCGAGCGTGATCGGGCCGAGCGGATGGTGCAGCTCGACCTCTACCGGCGGGCGTATCACGCCAAGCACGGCGTGCCGCTCGACCAGATCGACGTCGCGCTGTTCTACGTCGCCGACGACCTGGTGCTGCGCGGCTGA